A portion of the Microlunatus phosphovorus NM-1 genome contains these proteins:
- a CDS encoding class II fructose-bisphosphate aldolase, which produces MPLVSGHEVIAECTFRHLVAGAFNTTNIETTMGIVRAIERVGVPTFIQCAPTNAVLSGFEYIHDMVSRRLASCDVPVALHLDHGKTLQAVEDALAARFTSIMIDASEHPYTENVETSARARVMCGPDIALEAELGSIGGKEDEVGPDHADSTDPAQVSEFVDAVGCDMLAVSVGNVHGYAPDARIDFELLGEIQAASPVPLVIHGGSGLPEEQFARLHEFGVVKVNVASDLRNAMIRTFGEAYIANPDEVSLIRVSKNAVSAIADVVERRIRMFNPSTG; this is translated from the coding sequence ATGCCTTTGGTCAGTGGACACGAGGTCATCGCCGAATGCACCTTCCGGCACCTGGTTGCCGGCGCGTTCAACACCACCAACATCGAGACCACGATGGGCATCGTCCGCGCCATCGAACGGGTTGGCGTCCCGACCTTCATCCAGTGCGCGCCGACCAATGCCGTGCTGTCCGGCTTCGAGTACATCCACGACATGGTCTCCAGACGCCTGGCCAGCTGCGACGTGCCGGTGGCATTGCATCTCGACCACGGCAAGACACTCCAAGCGGTCGAGGACGCCTTGGCCGCGAGGTTCACCTCGATCATGATCGACGCGTCCGAGCATCCGTACACCGAGAATGTCGAGACCTCAGCCCGAGCGCGGGTGATGTGTGGGCCGGACATCGCCTTGGAAGCTGAACTCGGCAGCATCGGCGGCAAGGAGGACGAGGTTGGGCCGGATCACGCCGACTCCACCGACCCGGCGCAAGTGAGCGAGTTCGTCGATGCGGTCGGTTGCGACATGCTCGCCGTATCGGTCGGCAACGTGCACGGCTATGCGCCGGACGCCCGGATCGACTTCGAGCTGCTGGGCGAGATCCAGGCGGCCTCCCCGGTGCCGTTGGTCATCCACGGCGGCTCCGGCCTGCCTGAGGAGCAGTTCGCCCGGCTGCACGAGTTCGGGGTGGTCAAGGTCAATGTCGCCAGCGACCTGCGCAACGCCATGATCCGTACATTCGGCGAGGCCTACATCGCAAATCCGGATGAGGTCTCGCTGATCCGCGTGTCCAAGAACGCGGTGAGCGCCATTGCCGATGTCGTGGAACGCCGCATCCGCATGTTCAACCCGAGCACCGGCTGA
- a CDS encoding ABC transporter substrate-binding protein has translation MNHLSIPRRRLLRLTATAAAVAVAAVPLAACTTDGSAPSGSGGGDVTINVALAANPQMKTAESLISDFEAKNPGIKVKFTTLPENDLRPAVTKDVATNSGQFDVAMIGSYEVPIWAQKQWLVPLDDYVAKDTAWDQADLLQPIRDIVSSDGKLYGAPFYGSSSFLFYRKDLAKKAGVTISETPTWDEIAAAAAKMEDKDKDISGICLRGLPGWGQNLAAITTVINTFGGRWFDMDWNPQLTDPKTKHAVQFYVDLLRKNGQPDAAKDGWEGCLQRMSQGKSAMWYDDTVFAGSVLDQAKPEVAENIGFAMAPTGPANLPSGWLWSWGLGITKSSKNPDAAWKFISWVTSKEYIKLAGEKAGWDSIPPGSRQSTYEIPEYKKAAEAYADLTLQSISKANPKQPTVDQVPYTGVQYVQIPEFVDIGDYVSQQIAGAISGTQSVDAALDKSQEYTTQVMKDAGYLK, from the coding sequence ATGAACCACTTGTCGATTCCACGACGCCGGCTCCTACGGCTGACCGCGACTGCCGCTGCGGTCGCCGTGGCCGCGGTGCCGCTGGCCGCGTGCACCACCGACGGGAGCGCACCGTCCGGTAGCGGTGGCGGCGACGTCACGATCAACGTGGCGCTGGCCGCCAACCCGCAGATGAAGACCGCCGAGTCACTGATCAGTGATTTCGAGGCCAAGAACCCTGGGATCAAGGTCAAGTTCACCACCTTGCCTGAGAACGATCTGCGGCCCGCGGTCACCAAGGATGTGGCCACCAACTCGGGTCAGTTCGACGTCGCCATGATCGGTTCCTACGAGGTGCCGATCTGGGCGCAGAAGCAGTGGTTGGTGCCGCTCGACGACTACGTGGCCAAAGACACCGCGTGGGACCAGGCCGATCTGCTCCAGCCGATCCGCGACATCGTCTCCTCCGACGGCAAGCTCTACGGGGCGCCGTTCTACGGCTCGTCGTCGTTCCTGTTCTATCGCAAGGATCTGGCGAAGAAGGCCGGCGTCACGATCTCGGAGACTCCGACCTGGGACGAGATCGCGGCCGCCGCGGCCAAGATGGAGGACAAGGACAAGGACATCTCCGGCATCTGCCTGCGTGGCCTGCCCGGCTGGGGACAGAACCTGGCCGCGATCACCACCGTGATCAACACCTTCGGCGGGCGCTGGTTCGACATGGACTGGAACCCGCAGCTGACCGACCCGAAGACCAAGCACGCAGTCCAGTTCTACGTGGACCTGCTCCGCAAGAACGGTCAGCCCGATGCCGCCAAGGACGGCTGGGAGGGCTGCCTGCAGCGGATGAGTCAGGGCAAGTCGGCGATGTGGTACGACGACACCGTCTTCGCCGGCTCGGTGCTGGACCAGGCCAAGCCGGAGGTGGCCGAGAACATCGGTTTCGCGATGGCGCCGACCGGGCCGGCGAACCTGCCGTCGGGCTGGCTGTGGTCGTGGGGTCTGGGCATCACCAAGAGCTCGAAGAACCCCGACGCCGCTTGGAAGTTCATCTCCTGGGTGACCAGCAAGGAGTACATCAAGCTCGCCGGTGAGAAGGCCGGTTGGGACTCCATCCCGCCGGGCTCGCGGCAGTCGACGTACGAGATCCCTGAGTACAAGAAGGCCGCGGAGGCGTACGCCGATCTGACCCTGCAGTCGATCTCCAAGGCCAATCCGAAGCAGCCGACGGTCGACCAGGTCCCGTACACCGGTGTGCAGTACGTGCAGATCCCGGAGTTCGTCGACATCGGTGACTACGTGTCGCAGCAGATCGCTGGTGCGATCAGCGGGACGCAGTCGGTGGATGCCGCGCTGGACAAGAGCCAGGAGTACACCACGCAGGTGATGAAGGACGCCGGCTACCTCAAGTAG
- a CDS encoding carbohydrate ABC transporter permease, translating into MSTLTKARPEPAEQAPSGDLSRADRWRLRGPLLPALVFTLVLTQIPFVLTIFYSFRRWNLLAGGEQGFNWGRNYVDVFTDPIFWKSILNTLLITGVSTIACIVFGLLVAMALNHSFPGRGFARTLAITPFFAMPVAVTLFWRSAMFDPTFGFFGFVSRTLGLPSVSWLSDYPLVALIILLTWRFCPFALLIMLAGLQGAPQDQLEAAQVDGAGWLSRFRYIVLPHLRPFIELASLLLAMNLIQTFGEIALLTAGGPAYATTNITFYIYLKAFNAFDFGFASALGVVSLVLTIALVSPALRLLSGIFQAEGRR; encoded by the coding sequence ATGTCCACTCTCACCAAAGCCCGGCCAGAACCGGCCGAACAGGCGCCGAGCGGTGATCTGAGCAGAGCGGATCGATGGCGGCTCCGCGGACCGCTGCTGCCGGCCCTGGTCTTCACCCTGGTGCTGACCCAGATCCCGTTCGTACTGACGATCTTCTACAGCTTCCGCCGCTGGAACCTGCTGGCGGGCGGTGAGCAGGGGTTCAACTGGGGCCGCAACTACGTCGATGTGTTCACCGACCCCATCTTCTGGAAGTCGATCCTCAACACGCTGCTGATCACCGGGGTGTCCACGATCGCCTGCATCGTGTTCGGCCTGCTGGTCGCCATGGCTCTGAATCACAGCTTCCCGGGACGTGGCTTCGCCCGGACACTCGCGATCACTCCGTTCTTCGCGATGCCGGTCGCCGTCACTCTGTTTTGGCGTTCGGCGATGTTCGACCCCACCTTCGGGTTCTTCGGCTTCGTCTCCCGCACTCTGGGACTGCCGTCGGTCTCGTGGCTGAGTGACTATCCGCTGGTGGCGCTGATCATCCTGCTTACCTGGCGGTTCTGCCCCTTCGCCTTGTTGATCATGCTGGCCGGGCTACAGGGAGCGCCGCAGGACCAGCTGGAGGCGGCCCAGGTCGACGGGGCCGGCTGGCTCAGTCGATTCCGCTACATCGTGCTGCCGCACCTGCGCCCATTCATCGAGCTGGCCTCGCTGCTGCTGGCGATGAACCTGATCCAGACCTTCGGCGAGATCGCTCTGCTGACAGCGGGCGGTCCGGCGTATGCGACCACCAACATCACCTTCTACATCTATCTGAAGGCGTTCAACGCGTTCGACTTCGGCTTCGCCTCCGCCCTGGGCGTGGTGTCGCTGGTGTTGACGATCGCGCTGGTCTCCCCGGCGCTGCGCCTGCTGTCCGGAATCTTCCAGGCGGAGGGACGCCGATGA
- a CDS encoding carbohydrate ABC transporter permease, with product MTTKQLKSIGIAVGGWAGSLVLFFPIAYMVLKSFQTEIDAATPSPKLIFTPTLANYAEAISAGVGPYAVNSIVVVVLSTLIVLVLAVPAAYALSIRQIDKAQDALFFFISTKMMPIAAGIIPVYVVASALGLLNTLTVLVIMHIGMNLPLAIWMIRSFMQEIPFEVLEAASVDGASGRRVMFSIILPLVRPGLASTALLCAVFSWNEYFYAVNLTTSKSTLPLFLQKFLSFGELYTAHVAAVATLVSLPVIIAGWLAQKSLVRGLLFGAVK from the coding sequence ATGACTACCAAGCAGCTCAAGAGCATTGGCATCGCCGTCGGTGGTTGGGCCGGCAGCTTGGTGCTCTTCTTCCCGATCGCCTACATGGTCTTGAAGAGCTTCCAGACCGAGATCGATGCGGCCACACCCAGTCCGAAGCTGATCTTCACGCCGACGCTGGCCAACTATGCAGAGGCCATCAGTGCCGGGGTCGGCCCGTACGCGGTCAACTCGATCGTGGTGGTCGTCCTTTCCACCCTGATCGTCCTGGTGTTGGCCGTGCCGGCCGCGTACGCGTTGTCCATCCGGCAGATCGACAAGGCGCAGGATGCGTTGTTCTTCTTCATCTCCACCAAGATGATGCCGATCGCCGCCGGCATCATCCCGGTCTATGTCGTTGCGTCAGCGCTCGGGCTGCTGAACACGCTCACGGTGCTGGTCATCATGCACATCGGCATGAACCTGCCGTTGGCGATCTGGATGATCCGCTCCTTCATGCAGGAGATCCCCTTCGAGGTGCTGGAAGCAGCCTCGGTCGACGGTGCCTCCGGCCGGCGGGTGATGTTCTCGATCATCCTGCCGCTGGTCCGGCCGGGTCTGGCCTCCACGGCGCTGTTGTGTGCGGTCTTCTCCTGGAACGAGTACTTCTACGCGGTGAACCTGACCACCTCGAAGTCCACCCTCCCGCTGTTCCTGCAGAAGTTCCTCAGTTTCGGCGAGCTCTACACCGCGCATGTGGCTGCGGTCGCCACCTTGGTCAGTCTTCCGGTGATCATCGCCGGCTGGCTGGCGCAGAAGTCCCTGGTGCGTGGCCTGCTCTTCGGCGCGGTCAAATAG
- a CDS encoding TetR/AcrR family transcriptional regulator, with amino-acid sequence MTTQRQPTQGQPTRGQPAQEQPAQEQPAQEQPAQEQPSSGVRRGEARQRTDEKIAAAVRQIMRTSGPDAVTMEAVSALSGVAKTTLYRRYTDRYDLMVRIAEQFPKPRMPIPEVVTEESFTTLVSTIRDTVAREVGYASVGRLLASDETFLSTWRDRLIRPRIGALHDFFRRGVSEGTLREDVDYQQVIEFIFGGAVMGDAVRGGLPDDWATLAAATLWRSIAAR; translated from the coding sequence GTGACAACTCAACGTCAACCGACCCAGGGGCAACCAACTCGAGGGCAACCGGCTCAAGAGCAACCGGCTCAAGAGCAACCGGCTCAAGAGCAACCGGCTCAAGAGCAACCGAGCAGCGGCGTCCGCCGAGGTGAGGCGCGGCAGCGTACCGACGAGAAGATCGCGGCTGCCGTACGCCAGATCATGCGCACCTCCGGCCCGGACGCGGTCACCATGGAAGCCGTCAGCGCGCTGTCCGGGGTGGCCAAGACCACGCTCTACCGCCGCTACACCGATCGCTACGACCTGATGGTCAGAATCGCCGAACAGTTTCCCAAACCCAGAATGCCGATCCCCGAGGTGGTGACCGAGGAGAGTTTCACGACGCTGGTCAGCACCATCCGCGACACCGTCGCCAGGGAGGTCGGCTACGCCTCGGTCGGCCGGCTGCTGGCCAGCGACGAGACCTTCCTCAGCACTTGGCGAGACCGACTGATCCGGCCCAGGATCGGCGCCCTGCACGACTTCTTCCGCCGCGGCGTGTCAGAGGGCACCCTGCGGGAGGACGTGGACTATCAGCAGGTGATCGAGTTCATCTTCGGTGGCGCGGTGATGGGCGATGCCGTCCGTGGCGGACTCCCCGATGACTGGGCGACCTTGGCCGCCGCCACCCTCTGGCGATCCATCGCCGCGCGATGA
- a CDS encoding HlyD family efflux transporter periplasmic adaptor subunit, giving the protein MSVRRGQLRRVGAVAGSVALLVGLASCSADGHTAAAAKTATVTRGDVTAGVSANGSFAAVTSENLGFAAGGKLTSVKVKVGDHVEAGQVLAKIDSRVARRALEQAEANLAAQQAGLGRISDATTVSGAQSSVDQARNVVSATKGQAAAGAEADQRAIDRTKVQLNTDEDALSSARGALSDLESQCSQAASAASAAKANAKLLQTAMQQLQSSDPEVVAQAQQTLQQLNSQLAAPTNTSNATACASVPTAKAAVTAAKQKVVADKTALVAAQQKKKVDAASGKLAVENAQQAVVAAQNGLNASAADRPHSLDQQQALVDAAQAAVDTAQKTVDDTELVAPADGTITVINGRRGEYVAPSTGTTALAPGSEAAIPGSSTAVSATGASRPGGTQFMVLSDIDKVQLVLPFEQSDAARLKPGQSVSVQPDALPGVELAGTVISVSPSSTVTAGAISYLATIGMDESNSKLKDGQTARATVITRKRSEVLTVPNQAVHQQGGSSAVVLLNSDGSQQTVLFQAGAVGAETTEVKSGLTEGQHVVLPDGAN; this is encoded by the coding sequence ATGTCTGTTCGTCGTGGTCAGCTGCGCCGAGTTGGTGCTGTGGCCGGGTCGGTCGCGCTGCTCGTGGGATTGGCGTCCTGCTCGGCCGATGGTCACACGGCGGCTGCCGCCAAGACGGCCACTGTCACCCGGGGCGATGTCACCGCCGGGGTGTCGGCGAACGGCTCCTTCGCCGCCGTCACGAGTGAGAATCTCGGGTTCGCAGCGGGCGGCAAGCTGACCTCGGTCAAGGTCAAGGTCGGCGATCATGTCGAGGCGGGCCAGGTGCTGGCCAAAATCGACTCCCGCGTCGCACGGCGCGCGCTCGAGCAGGCCGAGGCCAACCTGGCGGCGCAGCAGGCCGGTCTGGGTCGGATCAGCGACGCGACGACGGTCTCCGGGGCGCAGAGCAGCGTCGACCAGGCCCGCAATGTCGTCAGTGCGACCAAGGGGCAAGCCGCGGCGGGGGCCGAGGCCGACCAGCGGGCCATCGATCGGACCAAGGTTCAACTGAACACCGATGAGGACGCACTCAGCTCTGCGCGGGGTGCCTTGTCGGATCTGGAGTCGCAGTGCAGCCAGGCTGCTTCGGCTGCGTCCGCTGCCAAAGCCAACGCCAAACTGCTGCAGACGGCGATGCAACAACTGCAGTCCAGTGACCCTGAGGTGGTTGCTCAGGCCCAGCAGACGCTGCAGCAGTTGAACAGCCAGCTTGCGGCGCCGACGAACACCAGCAATGCGACTGCCTGCGCGTCAGTGCCGACCGCGAAGGCCGCGGTGACGGCGGCCAAACAGAAGGTCGTCGCCGACAAGACCGCCTTGGTTGCCGCCCAGCAGAAGAAGAAGGTCGATGCCGCATCCGGCAAGCTGGCGGTCGAGAACGCGCAACAAGCGGTGGTAGCTGCGCAGAACGGGCTGAACGCCAGCGCTGCCGACCGGCCGCACAGCCTGGACCAGCAGCAAGCGTTGGTAGATGCCGCGCAGGCCGCGGTCGACACCGCGCAGAAGACGGTCGACGACACCGAACTGGTGGCGCCGGCCGATGGCACGATCACGGTGATCAACGGCAGAAGGGGCGAGTACGTCGCCCCCAGCACCGGGACCACGGCCCTGGCCCCGGGTTCGGAGGCCGCCATCCCCGGCTCGAGTACGGCGGTCAGCGCGACCGGCGCCAGCCGTCCGGGCGGCACGCAATTCATGGTCTTGTCCGACATCGACAAGGTGCAGCTCGTCCTGCCGTTCGAGCAGTCCGACGCGGCACGGCTCAAGCCGGGCCAGTCAGTCTCCGTGCAGCCTGACGCGCTGCCGGGGGTCGAGCTGGCCGGGACGGTGATCTCGGTGTCGCCCTCCAGCACGGTGACTGCGGGCGCGATCAGCTACCTGGCCACGATCGGCATGGATGAGTCCAACAGCAAACTCAAGGACGGTCAGACGGCTCGAGCCACCGTGATCACCCGGAAGCGCTCCGAGGTGCTCACTGTGCCGAACCAGGCTGTGCACCAGCAGGGTGGCTCAAGTGCGGTGGTGCTGCTGAACAGCGACGGCAGTCAGCAGACGGTGCTGTTCCAGGCCGGCGCCGTCGGTGCCGAGACCACCGAGGTGAAGTCGGGACTGACCGAGGGCCAGCACGTCGTGTTGCCGGATGGGGCCAACTGA
- a CDS encoding efflux RND transporter periplasmic adaptor subunit: protein MSEQSTATATGDAEATDVDSTVEHPVVSDQEKPESGADPAAGGEDGKRPMRPATKIRLFVIGGVALIVAVVFIVYYVVYARSYVSTDNAQIDGNQISINAPTAGTLIDWDATQGTQVAANEPVGRIAIQNGYSQPQLVVRAPADGTIAVNNGVPGSFVAAGTQLAIAYDGSDVFVTARVDETEINDVHVGAPVKISVDAFPNAQLTGQVAEIKIGAAGVFSPFGQSNTTGNFQKVTQVIPVKITIDDLEGLALAPGMNVTARIHRG from the coding sequence ATGAGTGAGCAGTCGACCGCGACGGCGACGGGCGACGCCGAGGCCACCGATGTCGATTCGACGGTTGAGCATCCGGTCGTCTCCGATCAGGAGAAGCCCGAGTCCGGTGCTGACCCGGCTGCCGGGGGCGAGGACGGCAAGCGGCCGATGCGTCCGGCCACCAAGATCCGGCTTTTCGTGATCGGCGGCGTCGCGCTGATCGTCGCGGTGGTTTTCATCGTCTACTACGTGGTCTATGCGCGCAGCTATGTGTCGACCGACAACGCACAGATCGACGGCAACCAGATCTCGATCAACGCCCCGACCGCGGGCACCTTGATCGATTGGGACGCCACCCAGGGCACCCAGGTGGCCGCCAACGAGCCGGTCGGCCGAATCGCCATCCAGAACGGGTATTCCCAGCCCCAGTTGGTGGTCCGGGCGCCCGCCGACGGCACCATCGCCGTCAACAACGGCGTACCCGGCTCCTTCGTGGCGGCCGGCACCCAGCTCGCTATCGCGTACGACGGGTCGGACGTGTTCGTGACGGCGCGAGTTGATGAGACCGAGATCAACGACGTCCACGTCGGGGCCCCGGTGAAGATCTCTGTCGACGCGTTCCCGAATGCGCAGTTGACCGGGCAGGTGGCCGAGATCAAGATCGGCGCCGCCGGGGTGTTCTCTCCGTTCGGCCAGTCGAACACGACAGGCAACTTCCAGAAGGTCACCCAGGTGATCCCGGTCAAGATCACCATCGACGACCTGGAGGGGTTGGCGCTGGCGCCCGGCATGAACGTGACGGCGCGCATCCACCGTGGCTGA
- a CDS encoding DHA2 family efflux MFS transporter permease subunit, whose protein sequence is MAELTKSPETSAPAAPAAPPADPTQTQHWLGPLLVLVVGMFMCVLDTSIVNVAVPTIQTEFGGSTARVAWISTAYSLVLGVIVPTTAWLGDRVGLGRLYTYSLIGFAAGSALCGVAWSLNSLIAFRVIQAVPGGILPVITMTMIYRLVPRNRIGSAMGIYGIGVIAAPALGPTLGGYLVEYVNWRLIFYINVPVAVLGVLLALWMLPKFHQQPTYKFDVFGFVAIATGLVAILLAFSEGAGWGWTSPKTLGLIVGGVLCLALFVVIELEVEHPLLDLAVFRTWPYVNSLLIVTIISIGMFSTLFYIPVYLQSVLGLPPLHAGLVVLPQALLMALIAPISGRLYDKLGPRWLVFTGLLIVAFANHLMTGLTLTTTKEQIIGWTCVNAFGLGLAMMSVQTSGLAALDHRLTNSGAAFNNVVQRVAAGLGLAALSAMVASQQVQLTADRYGLISASDPQLAHLGILGQYQFLKLTALQITTTSITNLFQVTSMITLVGAGIALLMRSGPAHHHDGDHPPVMAE, encoded by the coding sequence GTGGCTGAGCTGACGAAGTCTCCCGAGACTTCCGCACCTGCCGCACCTGCCGCGCCACCGGCGGATCCGACCCAGACCCAACACTGGCTCGGGCCGCTGCTGGTGCTGGTCGTCGGCATGTTCATGTGTGTGCTCGACACCAGCATCGTCAATGTCGCCGTACCCACCATCCAGACCGAGTTCGGCGGCAGCACCGCCAGGGTCGCGTGGATCAGCACCGCGTACAGCCTGGTGCTCGGCGTCATCGTCCCGACGACCGCCTGGCTCGGCGACCGAGTCGGTCTCGGCCGGCTCTACACCTACTCGCTGATCGGCTTCGCCGCCGGCTCTGCCTTGTGCGGGGTGGCGTGGAGTCTCAACAGCCTGATCGCCTTCCGGGTCATCCAGGCGGTGCCTGGCGGGATCCTGCCGGTGATCACCATGACGATGATCTATCGCCTGGTACCGCGGAACCGGATCGGCTCGGCGATGGGCATCTACGGCATCGGGGTCATCGCCGCACCGGCGCTCGGTCCCACCTTGGGCGGCTATCTGGTCGAGTACGTGAACTGGCGGCTGATCTTCTACATCAATGTTCCGGTGGCCGTCCTGGGCGTGCTGCTGGCGCTGTGGATGCTGCCGAAGTTCCACCAGCAGCCGACGTACAAATTCGACGTGTTCGGCTTCGTCGCCATCGCGACCGGGCTGGTGGCGATCCTGCTGGCCTTCTCCGAAGGTGCGGGTTGGGGCTGGACCAGCCCGAAGACACTGGGCCTGATCGTCGGCGGAGTGCTCTGCCTGGCGCTGTTTGTGGTCATCGAACTGGAGGTAGAGCATCCGCTGCTGGATCTCGCGGTGTTCCGGACCTGGCCGTACGTCAACTCGCTACTGATCGTCACCATCATCAGCATCGGGATGTTCTCCACCTTGTTCTACATCCCCGTCTATCTGCAGTCGGTGCTCGGCCTACCGCCCCTGCATGCCGGTCTGGTGGTGTTGCCGCAAGCGCTGCTGATGGCCTTGATCGCGCCCATCTCCGGGCGGCTGTACGACAAGCTGGGGCCGCGGTGGCTGGTGTTCACGGGTCTGCTCATCGTGGCCTTCGCCAATCACCTGATGACCGGGCTGACCCTGACCACGACCAAGGAACAGATCATCGGCTGGACGTGTGTGAACGCGTTCGGACTCGGCCTGGCCATGATGTCGGTTCAGACCAGCGGTCTCGCGGCCCTCGACCACCGGCTCACCAACAGCGGTGCGGCGTTCAACAACGTGGTCCAGCGGGTGGCCGCCGGACTCGGCCTCGCCGCACTGTCCGCGATGGTCGCCTCCCAGCAAGTGCAGCTGACCGCGGACCGCTATGGGCTGATCTCGGCGAGCGATCCGCAGCTCGCCCACCTGGGGATCCTTGGTCAGTATCAGTTCCTCAAGCTCACCGCGCTGCAGATCACCACCACCTCGATCACGAACCTGTTCCAG